One Podarcis raffonei isolate rPodRaf1 chromosome 3, rPodRaf1.pri, whole genome shotgun sequence genomic region harbors:
- the GTF2A1L gene encoding TFIIA-alpha and beta-like factor, with protein sequence MAHGNPVPKFYKSVIDDVIEVVQDVFAEEGVDEQVLKELKRRWETKVMQSKATESFFRHSHLPPQFTLHLPPNFHQALQTTTGAAAGRGIQQFATSAAAAAELGTSRSAGTIFTLPSGFAYPIQIPAGVTLQAASGQLYKVNMPVVVTQAPGGATVLQNPVQQIFQQLGRQPSGAQPATAGAVPVNASSHQAPSENLQALNPAVSQQVGMEEKTLPAAAVMQEAIGSHGKAAVGALVREQPTSSLETHPNAVILDLKLSEAHCPTAATEATAGSSPNGSELPVNLEQPLDPNDIIELIIMGNELDDSTLLSDEANLSFSEELETSVQMEADLQTQKDIANNIEEIIQLDGTGDVSPKAEIESPRDGEDEELVGIIDAEDLKVLDEEEEEDGENSTSDNQSLSSSSDVDEPSVDIIEEDPLNSGDDVSEQETPDVFDTDNIIVCQYDKVQRSKNRWKFYLKDGVMCFGGKDYVFSKAIGDAEW encoded by the exons ATGGCTCATGGCAACCCCGTG CCTAAATTCTACAAATCGGTTATCGACGATGTGATTGAAGTTGTCCAGGATGTCTTTGCGGAAGAAGGGGTCGATGAGCAGGTCCTGAAAGAGCTGAAGCGG CGCTGGGAAACGAAAGTGATGCAGTCTAAAGCGACGGAAAGCTTCTTCCGCCACAGCCACCTTCCTCCCCAGTTCACCTTGCACCTGCCTCCCAACTTCCACCAAGCCCTGCAGACGACAACAG GTGCTGCTGCCGGCAGAGGAATTCAACAGTTTGCTACATCAGCGGCAGCGGCGGCCGAACTT GGCACTTCCAGGTCTGCTGGTACAATCTTCACCCTGCCTTCAGGCTTTGCCTATCCCATCCAAATACCTGCTGGCGTGACTCTGCAGGCAGCTTCTG GGCAGCTGTATAAAGTCAACATGCCAGTGGTGGTCACCCAGGCCCCGGGAGGTGCAACTGTCCTCCAGAATCCAGTCCAGCAAATATTCCAACAGCTCGGGCGGCAGCCCTCAGGAGCTCAGCCTGCCACCGCTGGTGCCGTGCCAGTGAACGCCTCTTCTCATCAGGCACCCAGTGAAAACCTGCAGGCCCTGAATCCTGCTGTATCTCAGCAAGTAGGAATGGAAGAGAAGACCttacctgctgctgctgtcatgcaGGAGGCTATTGGGAGTCATGGGAAAGCTGCAGTGGGAGCTCTGGTAAGAGAGCAACCAACCAGCTCCCTGGAGACCCATCCAAATGCAGTTATTCTTGACTTGAAATTATCTGAAGCACACTGCCCTACAGCGGCCACAGAAGCGACGGCAGGAAGCTCTCCCAATGGGTCAGAATTGCCAGTCAATCTTGAGCAGCCACTGGATCCCAACGATATAATTGAGCTGATAATTATGGGCAACGAGTTGGACGACAGCACTCTCCTGTCTGATGAAGCCAACCTCTCCTTTTCTGAAGAG CTAGAGACTAGCGTGCAGATGGAAGCTGATCTGCAGACCCAGAAGGATATTGCCAATAATATTGAAGAGATAATTCAGCTGGATGGAACGGGTGATGTTTCTCCCAAGGCAGAAATAGAAAGCCCAAGAGATGGGGAAGATGAGGAACTTGTGGGCATCATTGATGCTGAAGATCTGAAGGTcctggatgaggaagaggaagaagacggtGAAAACAGTACCTCAGACAATCAATCTCTTAGCAGCAGTAGTGATGTGGATGAACCCTCGGTTGACATAATTGAGGAG GATCCTTTAAATTCTGGGGACGATGTCAGTGAGCAGGAGACACCAGATGTATTTGACACCGATAACATAATTGTATGCCAGTATGACAAG GTTCAGCGGAGTAAGAACAGATGGAAGTTCTACTTGAAAGACGGTGTGATGTGCTTTGGGGGAAAGGACTACGTTTTTTCCAAAGCCATTGGAGATGCAGAATGGTGA